GTATTTCGCCTTCGCCATACCCTAACTCCTTTGTCTAAACCCCAGAGGGCTTCATCTCACCATCCCATACAGTTGGGCAATACGTCAGGTCGAGCAATCCACGCCATTCACCGATGTAACCCAAACCTACATGGAGCCCACGACGCGGATCGAACGCGTGACCTCGTCCTTACCAAGGACGTGCTCTGCCAACTGAGCTACGTGGGCCTCTCGACTTCGTCTCACGTCGCCCGGTATCCGTGAAGCCACATTTCGGCGACATTCGGCACTCTCAGCGCTTCACGTCTTTTCTGGAGCGGGCGATGGGATTTGAACCCACGACAGCCAGCTTGGAAGGCTGGAACTCTACCACTGAGCTACGCCCGCGTCTTCCCGCATAGTCCTGAGTGCTCAGTGCTGAGCCATTGATCCTGATGCCTATCGCACTCAGAACTCAGCACTCACGACTCGCCCGCTTCACGCCCCTGCCAAGATACTTCCCACCTCAACCCACTCACTCGAAAACATGAAAAACGCTTATCCAACTCGCCCACTCAATCAAAAAACTCAGACCCACTAACACTCAGGATGCTCACCTGTTCGCATGCCCATGCGCTCTCGCACTCGCGGCCGAGCAAGCACCGCTATGGTGGGCAGGCAAGGATTCGAACCTTGGAAGACATAAGCCAGCAGATTTACAGTCTGCCCCCTTTGGCCACTTGGGTACCTGCCCGCGATGATTCATCGATCGATCACACCAAACTGCGTAGCGCGAAATAACGAACCGCTCAACAAAGACACATAGGCCTATCCGTGCACAACCCTCTGCCTCAATCTTCAATACAGATTGATTCCTTGAAGTGCTCGGACAGGCTAGATTACGAAATGCCGGATTCTATTGACGAACTTTCATTATGTCAAGAGGAGAATTTGACCTCGGGCGTTTTTAGTTTGCACGCGGTTTCACATCCATACAGGTAGATCGCCAGGGTGGACCAAATGACGCGTCGACCATCTTAACAAAATCATCCGAAAAACCAAACACTTGTTCCATAAGGACAAGGGCCTCTTCCAACGAGAGCTGTGAAGATTTAGCCAAGTATCGTTTCTGCGCAAGACGTCGTTCATCTGGATCTACCGGAACATAGTACCCACGAAACTCGCCCTTCTCAAAGGCTGCCTTGAACCGATCAATCCATTGCTGCGCCTTCCGTTGCCCAAGAACTACAGACCTCCCTGTCTGCTGTTGCATTTCCAGCTGACTCCATATGACCCAGCCGACAAAGACCGCCCAGGTTTCATTCAATGCTTCCCATGATTCCGCCTCCGTCAAATACCGTGACTCCACTTCGTCCATACGTTGAACAATTGGAGCAATCATTACCTCTCCATATCGACACGCCTGCTGTATTTTCGCAAAACGCACGAGCGTTTCGGAGTGGCGCTCGGCCTCACCGAGTTGGATGCTTTTGGCCGTGAGGTAATCCATGTAGGCATGAAACAGTTCATGGTACAACACCTCCAGCTCCTTGTGCGTCATCCTACCAAGCGGCTTAAGCACTCTCCCCGCAGCATTGAGCGACACCGTTCGATTGAGAAGCATCCGGTGCTCACCGGGATGATACTCAGCGGCATAGGTTCGAAGATCATCGAACTCAAAACGGATAAAGTCCGGTGGGAGCACCTGCAGGAACTTCGTCGGCAAGTGCAATCGTTCTGCTTCTACCAGAAGACGCGCCCAAGACTGGCTTGCACTCTCCTGTTCGGTATGAGGCCTGTTCGCCGCTTTCGCGAGAACAGTCGACCCCCACCACCAACAGCACCACAGCAGGAGGAACCGAATCATGAAGTATTTCATACGCACGGGAAGGACAACCAACGGCCATCAACAAGAAGTGCCCATCAATAGGAATCGTGTACCATTCCCCAGTCTCCTCCACCTTCTTCAACAAGGGCAAGCGTGTCCAGCAGGTCAGAAGAGACATGATCGAGAAATCGAGAGGGTTTGGAGAGCAACATCCCACTCGTCCTATCGTACACGTTAATGGGATAGGTCAAAAACAAATGCCGCTTGGCTCGCGTGACGGCCACATAGAACAGACGTCGCTCCTCCTCCAGCTCCTCATCGGTGAGAAACGAATAGGCGGACGGAAACCTACCGTCGACGACCCAAATAACAAAGACACACTGCCATTCCAGTCCTTTCGCAGAATGGATCGTCGAGAGCACCATCCGCTCATCATCACGGTCAGATTCCTCCACACCCACGGCACTCCCATCCGGCGGTTCCAGCGCGAGGTCAGCCAGAAATTCATCGATACCGTGATAGCCCTCGGCGATCGTGTGGAGATGATCCAAATCCCTCGTGCGTTTCGGATAGTCGTCGTAGTGATCCTTGAGAATCGGCAGATAGTACTCGTAGATATGATTGACGTGCTCAGCCGGCTGCCGATCATCCGATCCAGCCAGGCTCTCCAGTGTATTCGCTAAAGCCTTGAGTCCCTGTCCGGAACGACCATTCACTCCACGCAGCACGTCAAATGGCCGCTCAGCCTTCACAATTGCTGCGAGTAAGTCCTGCGCCTTCTTCGGCCCTATCCCTTCCACCAACAGCAGCACACGGTGCCAGCTCACCGTATCGAGTGGGTTCGCGACGACTCGCACATGCGCGAGCAAATCTTTGACATGAGCGGTCTCGATAAACTTCACCCCCCCGCGCTTGATAAAGGGCAACCCCTTGCGGGAGAGCTCGATTTCCAAGTCAAAGGAATGAAAACTGGAACGGAACAGCACCGCCACCTCACTCAGCGGCACCCCTTCTTCACGTAGCTCAAGAATCTTCTGCGCGATGAACCGCGATTGGGCATTTTCCCCTGCGGCCTCCACCAGAGCCGGCAGCGGCCCATCGATCTTTCTCGTGAAGAGGCGCTTCGTATACTTCTCGGTCGCTTCCTCGATAATGCAGTTGGCTAAGTTCAAAATCGGCTGAGTACTGCGATAGTTTTCTTCCAGCTTATAGACGGTCGTGCAGGGGAACAGTTCAGGAAACTCCATGATGTTCTTAAACGTCGCGCCCCGAAACGCGTAGATGGACTGCGAATCATCGCCGACCACCATGACATTCTGATGTGTCGTCGCCAACTGACGGATGACCTCCGCTTGCAACCGATTCGTGTCTTGATATTCGTCCACGAGGATATAGCGATACTGACGTGAAATGTTCGTGCGAGCCGCCTCATCGAACAAGAGCAGCTGTCGCAGCATGACCAGCAGGTCGTCATAGTCCAAGAGTTGCTTTTGCCGCTTCGCCGCCTCATAGGCCTTCGCGAGCCGCCCCAGATCCTCCGAGTGATCCGCAAAATGGCTGAACTCTCCCAGAATGATCTCATCGAGACTGCGCAACGTATTCGCGCTCTTACTGATCATCTCCATGATCGTCCCCTTGCGGGGGAAGCGCTTGTCTTTTTCGTTCAGTCCGAGCTGTGACCGCACCAACGCGATGAGGTCCTCGGCGTCACCACGATCCAAAATTGTGAACCCCGGCTCGACTCCGATCGATCGGCCGTACCGCCGCAGCAACAGATTTGCCACTGAGTGGAATGTGCCGCCGCAGACCCGATGGCTACTCGTCCCAATCAGATCACTGGCCCGTTCCAACATCTCCTGCGAAGATTTCCGGGTGAACGTGAGCAGCAGAATATTCGACGGATCCACGCCGGAATCGATCAGATAGGCTACACGATAGACCAGCGTGCGTGTCTTACCGCTGCCGGCTCCCGCAATGACCAGCGAAGGCCCTTCGCCAGCCGTCACCGCAGCCAGCTGCTGAGGGTTCAGCGCAGCCGCATAATCGATGGACAACTTGCGCGGCACGGCTTCCTCAGTCGGCCGTTTCAACACGTAGGTTTTGACTTCTCGTTCCATGGAAATGCGCGTACCGAAAATATCCGCTCAGGAAAGGTCGTTGTATACCACACCCACCTGCGCTTTCCTATCCGCCCGAGACCGCTGTCCAGAGTTTGTAAACCAACCAAATGATGAAAGCGATCATAAGCAACAAGATCGCCACCGTCCCGCCGATGATTCCG
This portion of the Nitrospira sp. genome encodes:
- a CDS encoding ATP-dependent helicase, which encodes MEREVKTYVLKRPTEEAVPRKLSIDYAAALNPQQLAAVTAGEGPSLVIAGAGSGKTRTLVYRVAYLIDSGVDPSNILLLTFTRKSSQEMLERASDLIGTSSHRVCGGTFHSVANLLLRRYGRSIGVEPGFTILDRGDAEDLIALVRSQLGLNEKDKRFPRKGTIMEMISKSANTLRSLDEIILGEFSHFADHSEDLGRLAKAYEAAKRQKQLLDYDDLLVMLRQLLLFDEAARTNISRQYRYILVDEYQDTNRLQAEVIRQLATTHQNVMVVGDDSQSIYAFRGATFKNIMEFPELFPCTTVYKLEENYRSTQPILNLANCIIEEATEKYTKRLFTRKIDGPLPALVEAAGENAQSRFIAQKILELREEGVPLSEVAVLFRSSFHSFDLEIELSRKGLPFIKRGGVKFIETAHVKDLLAHVRVVANPLDTVSWHRVLLLVEGIGPKKAQDLLAAIVKAERPFDVLRGVNGRSGQGLKALANTLESLAGSDDRQPAEHVNHIYEYYLPILKDHYDDYPKRTRDLDHLHTIAEGYHGIDEFLADLALEPPDGSAVGVEESDRDDERMVLSTIHSAKGLEWQCVFVIWVVDGRFPSAYSFLTDEELEEERRLFYVAVTRAKRHLFLTYPINVYDRTSGMLLSKPSRFLDHVSSDLLDTLALVEEGGGDWGMVHDSY